The genomic DNA AGCAGCCGGACCACCAGCGGGGTGCCCGCCCGGTCGGTGACGTGGACCGGGTCGCTGCGCCAGTGGCGCAGCCGGACGTCCACCCGGCGGCGGCGCACCAGCGGGTTGACCCAGAGCAGGCCCGTCCGGCGGACGGTGCCGCGGTAGCGGCCCCAGCGGGTGAGCAGCCGGGTCTGGCCGCCCGGGTTGGAGAGCAGCCCGGCGAGGGCGAGCAGCACCAGCAGGCAGGCGCCCGTGACGACGCCGATCGCCAGGTCGGTGACCTCGGGCCGGCCGCTCGCCCGCGCGGCGTCGCTGCGGACGTCGGGCAGGGCGTCCAGCTGCGGGATCAGGCCGGTCCAGGCCAGCACCAGGACCACGCCGGACACCCCGAGCAGGATCACCAGCAGGGGGATCCAGCCCGGCAGCGCGAACGCCCGGTACTCCCGGATCGACTGGTCCGCGCGCGGCGGGCGGCGGGTGGCCGGCGAGTCGGCGGCGGTGGGGTGCTCGGCGGGCACCGCGGCGGGGCGGGCCACCGGCGCAGCGCCGTGCCGGCCCGCGCCGAAGTGGTCGCCGCCGAAGTGGTCGCCGCCGAGATGGTCCGCGCCGATCGGCTCGGTGAGGACCTGGGTGGCCTCCAGCTCGTCCTCGGGCGGCGGGAGCGGTTTGATCAGCGGCTTGGCCACGGCGCGCGCGACCGCTTTGGTCAGCTGGGTCGCACCGACCGGGGCGCCCGGTACGGCGGGGGGCCAGGAGTTGGGTCGCGGCGAAGAATCGCGGGTGACGTCCATGCACGGATCCTCGGGGTCGGTGTGTCGCGCAACGGGCGGCCCGGATCTGACGGGCAGTGCCAGACTCAGGCTAGGTTGATAAGTCATCAAATGCGACATTTCGCCTGACGGCGTGTCGGTCGGGACGGCCCGGTGCCGGGCGATCCCACCCGCTCCGACCTGCGGGAACGGGTGGGATCCGACGGACCGTCAGCGTCGCCGGGAGCCGCTTCCGCGACTGAACACCCGGCGTGTCACCAGACCCAGCGCGGCCAGGATCAGCAGGACGCCGCACGCGAGGCCCCGCCAGCCGGTCGGCGACGAGTTCCGCGTCGTCGTCATCGGGCCGGGCGGCGGAGCGGCGGGCGTACCGGCGCTCCTGGCCGCCGCCTCGGTGTCGGCGACCGCGTCGGCGCCCTCACCGTCCGCCGGGCGGCCGACACCGGGCCCCCGCGCGCCCGGCGGCGCCCCGGCCGCCGGGGAGGAGCCGGCACCGGACGGGGAGGGCGGACCGGACGCCACCGCGGAGGCGGACGCCGAGACAGCGGCGGAGGCCGTCACGGTCGGGGACGCCGGCGTGGAAGCGGACGCGGACGCGGCGGCAGGGGTCTTGGAGGCCGCTGCGGCGAGCGGGTCAGCTGCCGGGCCGCCGCTCGGCGACGCCCCCTGCGGGGCCGGGGCGGACGGCAGGCCCGGGACCGGCGAGCCGACCGGCGGGGCGGCGGGCGACGCGGAGGTGGGCGGCGCCACGGCGGGGGCGCTCGGTGCGGCCGGGCCGGAGGCCGCGGATGCGCTCGGTACGGCCGAACCGGAGGCCGCGGACGCGCTCGGTACGGCCGGGCCGGAGGCCGCGGATGCGCTCGGTACGGCCGAACCGGAGGCCGCGGACGCGCTCGGTACGGCCGAACCGGAGGCCGCCGCGGCACCGGAGCCGCTCGGGGACGGCGCCGCGGAGGCGGACGTCCCCGGGGACGGCACGGCCGAGGTGGAGCCGACCGGGACGGACACCGGGGGCAGGAACGGCAGCAGCACCGGCGGCACCACGATCGGGAGCAGCCCGGGCGGGAGCGGGACGGTGAGGTCCGGGCCGTCCGAGGGCGAGGTGCTCGGGGACGGCCCGGTCGAGCCGCCGGCCGCAGCAGAAGCAGACGGGGAAGCGGACGCGGACGGTGAACCGGAGGCGGGCACCGAGGCCGACGGGGAGCCGGACACCGCGGCCGGACCGGACGCCGAGGCAGATGCGGAGGCCGAGGCCGAACCGGAAACGGAAGCGGAAGCGGACGGCGACGCCGGGACGCTCGCACTCGCGCTCGGCGAGGGCGCCACGGACGGCGAGGGCGACGCCGGGGGCGAGACCGGCGAAACGGCCGGGAGGGAGACGTGGACGGTGACGGGCTCCCCCGCCGTGCCGTTGCCCGCGCGGTCGGTGGCGGTGGCGAGCAGGGTCTGCTCACCGTCCGTCAGGTCGCGGACGGCGGTGCACGCCCACGTCCCGTCGGCCGTCGCGACGCCGCTGCACAGGGTGGCGCGTTCGCTGCCGGTGGCCCGGACGGTGACGGTGACCGTGGTGCCGGGTTCGGCCCGGCCGGTGAGCCGGGGCCGCGCGGTGCGGACGGTCTCGCCACCGGCGGGGCCGGTCAGGGCGGGCCGGTCGGGAGCGACGGTGTCGACGGTCAGTGCGGCGGGCTTGCCGTCGGTGCGGTTGCCGGCGGCGTCCACGGCGACGGGCTGGAGCTGGTGGCGCCCGTCGGGGAGGTTCTCGACCGGGAGGCAGGACCAGCTGCCGTCGCTGCCGACGGCGGTGCTGCACAGCTCGCCGCCGGTGCCGGGGCGGCCGCCGAGGGGGGTGACCGCCACGGAGACGGTGGAGCCGGGTTCGCCGAGGCCGGTGACCAGCAGGCCGGGGTCGTTGGTGAACTCGGGCAGGGTGAGCTGCGGGGCGGTCGGCGGGGTGGTCTTGACGGTCAGTCGGACCGGTTCGCCGCGCAGCACCATGCCGCCCTTGGTGGTCTCCACCGCGACGAGCGTGTGCCGGCCCTCGGCGAGCGGCCGTTCGGGGCGGCAGGACCAGGTGCCGTCGGACCCGGCACGGGCGGTGCACAAGGTGGTGTCGCCCTCGGTGATGGCGACGGTGG from Kitasatospora terrestris includes the following:
- a CDS encoding SPFH domain-containing protein; translated protein: MDVTRDSSPRPNSWPPAVPGAPVGATQLTKAVARAVAKPLIKPLPPPEDELEATQVLTEPIGADHLGGDHFGGDHFGAGRHGAAPVARPAAVPAEHPTAADSPATRRPPRADQSIREYRAFALPGWIPLLVILLGVSGVVLVLAWTGLIPQLDALPDVRSDAARASGRPEVTDLAIGVVTGACLLVLLALAGLLSNPGGQTRLLTRWGRYRGTVRRTGLLWVNPLVRRRRVDVRLRHWRSDPVHVTDRAGTPLVVRLLIVWRVKDTARATLGIAEHETYLREQTQAVLTRTSSALPCDSNSAPGPALRDGQWFADELTRALAAETAPAGIEVYSVQPLALDYAPEVAESMRRRRLADLDAGLRTVLVDDAVEAAALAVRRLERATAHELDEAARSSLMEQLLVAFVTPAGVTASVPAPAARTVRKEGKPA
- a CDS encoding Ig-like domain-containing protein produces the protein MRAVTRSAAVFLATGLLAGLNSTPAAAQQSPDSWNGDRRAVLPSGFAIQLDFSPLPGVKATAAPGKLADRVGGAAVYTDGMRAGDPAETFQAAEQRPVADGSWRTLGTLQLTFSRPVRNPRLHLSGLAGLATGRTGTTGTATRLTVAGGSPGAPTLVGRTPWTGWTVAPGELAPAGDGSTDGDRDGNGTLELGGTVATVTFRVEQRSTARAGSTTPPATLRQAYTVTLDEGLGTAPAGYGNASHVISDLFLGQDAAAGAARSRPGLAQTVQRPLLPGPNAPAPPPYDPGPAVQLDGGAGRRSQWANPAPPQLQPGRGEYQGADPTLKFPAEAAVGRYYRLDVPVSAGAGPATLAGWIDFDHNGRFDPLERVQAEVQPGATTAALEWNVQKGAAGGETWARLRIARSGAQLVGSGGFADSGQVLDQKINIAVATAQPEISGPVSGTVTADPRPTFHGEGAVAGATVAITEGDTTLCTARAGSDGTWSCRPERPLAEGRHTLVAVETTKGGMVLRGEPVRLTVKTTPPTAPQLTLPEFTNDPGLLVTGLGEPGSTVSVAVTPLGGRPGTGGELCSTAVGSDGSWSCLPVENLPDGRHQLQPVAVDAAGNRTDGKPAALTVDTVAPDRPALTGPAGGETVRTARPRLTGRAEPGTTVTVTVRATGSERATLCSGVATADGTWACTAVRDLTDGEQTLLATATDRAGNGTAGEPVTVHVSLPAVSPVSPPASPSPSVAPSPSASASVPASPSASASVSGSASASASASASGPAAVSGSPSASVPASGSPSASASPSASAAAGGSTGPSPSTSPSDGPDLTVPLPPGLLPIVVPPVLLPFLPPVSVPVGSTSAVPSPGTSASAAPSPSGSGAAAASGSAVPSASAASGSAVPSASAASGPAVPSASAASGSAVPSASAASGPAAPSAPAVAPPTSASPAAPPVGSPVPGLPSAPAPQGASPSGGPAADPLAAAASKTPAAASASASTPASPTVTASAAVSASASAVASGPPSPSGAGSSPAAGAPPGARGPGVGRPADGEGADAVADTEAAARSAGTPAAPPPGPMTTTRNSSPTGWRGLACGVLLILAALGLVTRRVFSRGSGSRRR